TCCGGTGTGCCGCCGCATATGGCGATGTTGTCGTTCGTCGTTTCACCACGGTACTCGGCCGAGAAGCCGAACTCCCACAGCTCCGAGCCCACGATGTCAACGTTCTGTACCTGTTCCCGAACCGCCGCGGCATCATCGAGCGTTAGCGGTGGTCGCCGCATGGCTTTGCGCCGTTCTTCGTCCGTGGAAAAGCCGGTCGGCCACTTTTGCACCTGGAATGTCTGTGCACCGAGTATGGTCATCTCCTTTTCCATCGTTCCCTGCACAACGGTAATGCCGGTCATCACCGCGATAATGGAAGCAACGCCGAGAACGATACCAAACAGCGTCAATGACGAACGCAACTTGTTGCTGCGAATGGCTTGCAGGGACATCAACAAGGTATCGACTTTTTGCATGGTGGTTTCCGGTCGCTACTCGTAGCGCAGGGCTTCTATCGGATCCAGTCGCGCCCCTTTCCAGGCTGGGACAAATCCGGCGGCGACACCAACCAGTACCGAAATCAGCACTGCAGCGGTCAGGATGGTGGGGGAGTTGCTCGCCGGCATCAGTCCACTTGAATTGATCAGCGCTGTTATCCCGGAGGCCGCGGCGATACCAATCAGGCCGCCTACCAGGCAGATGATGGCCGACTCGAACAGAAACTGCAGCAGGATGCTTCGGCGTCTCGCACCGATGGCCTTGCGTATGCCAATTTCGCGAGTGCGTTCAGTAACCGACACAAACATGATGTTCATTACCCCGATGCCGCCAACAAACAGCGAGATACTGGTTACCAGCAGGCCGATGGCAAGCACGGCGCCAACGACGCTGTTGAAGGCGCCCATCAGCGAATCGAGTTTGTTGATCGAGAAGTCTTCTGCTTCGCTGGGTCGAAGTTTGCGAATCTGCCGCATCTCGCCAATGACCTCGTATTCGAGATCTTCCATGTCAGTCATGCTGGCCGCTTTGACGGCGATATCCACGTCATTGCTGCGACGGCCGCCAAATACCTTCAGAAAGGTCGAGATCGGAATGAAAACCTGGCGGTCGAAGTCCGGGCCGCCGAAGGTGCTGCCACCCTGCTTTTCCATGACGCCGACAATACGGAACTTGTGGGCGCCAATGTTGATTTCCTTGTTTATCGGATTCACGTTCTCGAACATACCTTCGGCGACACCGTGACCAATAACCACAACAGGCTTCTTGTAGAGGTTGTCAAAGCTCATCAGGAAGCGGCCGAATTCCGGCAGTCGGTTGGTGACAACCGGCAGCAATTCGGTCGTACCTATGACGGTAATGCCTTCCTGTACCGAAGAGCGGTACTTGATGTCGCGACGACTGTTCATCGTTGGATTGACTATCGCACGGCCGCGGAAAGCGGTGCGCAGACTGTCAGCTTCGTCCATGCTCAGGTTGGGCCGGTTACGGTACTCAAACCAGTCGTTCATGACGATCCAGGGCATGCGCGATACGTAAATGACATCGGCACCCACGGCAGCGGCACCCTGGCGGAACGCGGTTTGCATGCCGTTGAACGCGGTCATCGTTGTGGTGACGGCAACAATGCCGATGATGATGCCCAGTGTGGTGAGTA
The DNA window shown above is from Woeseia oceani and carries:
- a CDS encoding ABC transporter permease produces the protein MRMFVDVNESLKIAMSAIVANKARGILTTLGIIIGIVAVTTTMTAFNGMQTAFRQGAAAVGADVIYVSRMPWIVMNDWFEYRNRPNLSMDEADSLRTAFRGRAIVNPTMNSRRDIKYRSSVQEGITVIGTTELLPVVTNRLPEFGRFLMSFDNLYKKPVVVIGHGVAEGMFENVNPINKEINIGAHKFRIVGVMEKQGGSTFGGPDFDRQVFIPISTFLKVFGGRRSNDVDIAVKAASMTDMEDLEYEVIGEMRQIRKLRPSEAEDFSINKLDSLMGAFNSVVGAVLAIGLLVTSISLFVGGIGVMNIMFVSVTERTREIGIRKAIGARRRSILLQFLFESAIICLVGGLIGIAAASGITALINSSGLMPASNSPTILTAAVLISVLVGVAAGFVPAWKGARLDPIEALRYE